A part of Astatotilapia calliptera chromosome 15, fAstCal1.2, whole genome shotgun sequence genomic DNA contains:
- the smpdl3a gene encoding cyclic GMP-AMP phosphodiesterase SMPDL3A has translation MLRLCFLLLCYSAAPLTAAPTGRRYLASTGRFWHITDLHLDPSYHLTPDPKKVCYSSKGVPATNPGLYGDFLCDSPFRLIESAFTNMASLTQPEDFIIWTGDSPPHVPPDELSTDIVIQVISNMTQTIRQHFPNLTVYPAVGNHDYWPQDQMPTSTNAIYKAAAQFWKLWLHDDALLTLSQGGFYSQLAKPGLRVVSLNTILYYSPNNVTQNMTDPAGQFEWLEKTLEKAAENREKVYIIGHVPVGFLPFARNITAIRENYNERLVTIFRKYSHVIAGHFYGHTHRDSIMVLLDKQGQPVNSLFVSPAVTPIKNLAELYSNNPSFRMYLYNNKDYTMLDIWQYYLNLTEANEKQRSDWTLEYIMTEAFGLTDLQPQSLLQLGLSFMLPQTKSFDKYFNHFMVSYNDSIICDGICKVSQVCSVLFLDQLSYSRCVTGDERTST, from the exons ATGTTGCGTTtgtgttttctgctgctgtgttaCAGCGCGGCTCCGCTTACTGCGGCACCGACTGGAAGACGTTACCTGGCGAGCACAG GGAGGTTTTGGCACATCACAGACCTCCACCTGGACCCCTCCTACCACCTGACCCCAGACCCCAAGAAGGTTTGTTATTCCTCCAAAGGAGTTCCTGCCACCAATCCCGGCCTGTATGGAGACTTCCTGTGCGACTCACCTTTCCGCCTCATTGAGTCCGCCTTCACTAACATGGCATCGCTCACACAGCCAGAGGACTTCATCATTTGGACTGG TGACAGCCCACCTCACGTCCCTCCAGATGAGCTCTCTACAGACatagtcatccaggtcatcagtAACATGACCCAGACCATCAGACAGCACTTCCCCAACCTGACAGTCTACCCTGCAGTTGGAAATCATGACTACTGGCCTCAG GACCAGATGCCAACCTCCACTAATGCCATCTACAAAGCTGCTGCCCAGTTCTGGAAACTCTGGCTGCATGATGACGCTCTGCTAACACTCTCACAAG GTGGTTTCTATTCACAGCTTGCTAAGCCTGGTTTGCGGGTTGTTAGTCTCAATACGATCCTTTACTATAGTCCCAATAAtgtcacacagaacatgacagaCCCTGCGGGGCAGTTTGAGTGGCTGGAAAAAACTTTGGAGAAAGCTGCTGAGAATCGCGAAAAG GTGTACATCATAGGCCATGTGCCAGTCGGGTTCCTGCCCTTTGCCAGAAACATCACAGCTATAAGAGAGAACTATAACGAGAGGCTGGTCACCATCTTTAGGAAGTACAGTCATGTGATTGCAGGACATTTCTACGGACACACTCACAGAGACAGCATCATGGTGCTGCTGGACAAACAAG GTCAACCTGTGAATTCTCTATTTGTGTCACCGGCTGTTACACCGATCAAAAATCTTGCGGAGCTCTACTCCAATAACCCATCTTTCCGCATGTACTTGTACAACAACAAGGATTACACTATGCTG gATATCTGGCAGTACTATTTGAATCTGACGGAAGCCAATGAGAAACAAAGATCAGACTGGACGCTTGAATATATCATGACTGAGGCTTTTGGACTGACTGACCTGCAGCCGCAAAGTTTACTCCAGCTGGGCCTGAGTTTTATGCTGCCGCAGACAAAAAGCTTTGATAAGTATTTTAACCACTTCATGGTCAGCTACAACGACAGCATCATCTGTGATGGAATATGTAAGGTCAGCCAGGTGTGTTCTGTGCTCTTTCTGGACCAGCTGTCCTACTCCAGATGTGTAACGGGAGATGAACGGACATCCACATGA
- the LOC113007022 gene encoding fatty acid-binding protein, brain, with protein sequence MVDAFCATWKLIESENFDEYMKGLGVGFATRQVGNVTKPTVIISQEGDKVVIRTQSTFKNTEISFKLGEEFDESTADDRNCKSTVTLEGDKLVHVQKWDGKETKFVREIKDDKMVMNLTFEDIHAVRTYEKA encoded by the exons atggTCGACGCCTTCTGTGCCACTTGGAAACTGATTGAAAGTGAGAATTTCGATGAGTATATGAAAGGACTTG GTGTTGGCTTTGCCACCAGGCAGGTTGGTAATGTGACCAAGCCGACTGTAATCATCAGCCAGGAGGGAGACAAGGTGGTGATCCGCACCCAGAGCACCTTCAAGAACACAGAGATCTCCTTCAAGCTGGGAGAGGAGTTTGATGAAAGCACTGCTGATGACAGGAACTGCAAA TCCACAGTGACTCTGGAGGGAGACAAGCTGGTCCACGTCCAGAAGTGGGACGGCAAAGAGACCAAGTTTGTCAGAGAAATCAAGGACGACAAGATGGTCATG AATCTGACCTTCGAAGACATCCACGCAGTGCGCACCTATGAGAAGGCATGA